In Polypterus senegalus isolate Bchr_013 chromosome 12, ASM1683550v1, whole genome shotgun sequence, the following are encoded in one genomic region:
- the fbl gene encoding rRNA 2'-O-methyltransferase fibrillarin translates to MRPGFSPRGGRGGFGDRGGRGRGGFGDRGGRGGFRGGRGGGFRSPGGDGGFRGGRGTPRGGRGGGGRGRGGRGGFRGGSKVTVEPHRHEGVFICRGKEDALVTKNLVVGESVYGEKRINVEEGETKIEYRAWNPFRSKLAAAILGGVDQIHIKPGARVMYLGAASGTTVSHVSDIVGPEGLVYAVEFSHRSGRDLLNVAKKRTNIIPIIEDARHPHKYRMLVGMVDVIFADVAQPDQTRIVAINAHNFLKNGGHFVISIKANCIDSTAAPEAVFAAEVKKMTQENMKPQEQLTLEPYERDHAVVVGIYRPPPKQKK, encoded by the exons ATGAGGCCAG GTTTTAGCCCTCGTGGTGGAAGAGGCGGCTTTGGAGACCGAGGTGGGAGAGGTCGTGGTGGCTTTGGAGATCGGGGAGGACGAGGAGGTTTCAGAGGTGGCAGAG GTGGTGGATTCAGATCACCAGGCGGTGATGGAGGGTTTCGTGGTGGACGTGGCACTCCTcgaggaggaagaggtggaggaggaagaggtaGAGGAGGAAGAGGTGGCTTTAGAGGGGGAAGTAAAGTAACAGTTGAGCCCCATAGACATGaag GGGTGTTCATCTGTCGTGGGAAAGAGGACGCTTTAGTTACCAAAAACTTAGTGGTTGGCGAGTCCGTATATGGAGAGAAAAGAATAAACGTTGAG GAAGGAGAAACAAAAATTGAATACAGAGCCTGGAATCCCTTCCGATCCAAACTGGCAGCTGCCATCCTTGGGGGAGTTGACCAGATCCACATTAAGCCTGGTGCGCGAGTGATGTACCTTGGAGCGGCTTCTGGGACTACAGTGTCTCACGTCTCTGATATTGTGGGGCCT GAAGGTTTAGTGTATGCAGTGGAATTCTCTCACAGGTCTGGCAGAGACCTCCTTAATGTAGCCAAGAAAAGAACCAACATCATCCCCATCATTGAAGACGCCAGACACCCACATAAGTACAGAATGCTTGTTG GAATGGTCGATGTAATCTTTGCTGATGTGGCCCAGCCAGATCAAACTAGGATTGTTGCTATTAATGCACACAATTTCCTAAAGAACGGTGGCCATTTTGTAATTTCAATTAAG gcaaactgcaTTGATTCCACTGCTGCTCCTGAGGCCGTCTTTGCAGCTGAGGTCAAGAAGATGACGCAAGAAAATATGAAACCACAAGAGCAGCTCACACTTGAACCTTATGAGCGAGACCACGCAGTTGTTGTTGGCATCTATCG GCCGCCACCCAAGCAAAAGAAGTGA